A stretch of DNA from Coccidioides posadasii str. Silveira chromosome 1, complete sequence:
GCGATGGAGGACGCTGATTTCGTGACATTATCCGTCGGTGGCAACGATGTCGGATTTTTCGATCTTCTCAACGCCTGTTTATATCGATTTTACGGGCCGGCCTCTCCAGACTGTGCGAAAACCACGAAAGCCACGAGGACGAAAATCATGGGTGGAGAATTTAAGGAGACCTACAACATGGTTTTGGACGCGATCCTGGAGAAAAACCCTGCAGAGTCATTCAGAATCTTTGTGACCGGATATGGCAAATTCTTTGATGAAGAATTTACCGACGAATGTAATAATAGCAGCTTTGGCTATTGGTTTGGATACCGGCCAAAACTGACCGTCGAAGTACGACGATACTTGAACGACATATCCCAAACCCTTAACGACATAATAAGTCAAATCATAAGGGAGCGTAAGGACGGGAGAGTTATATGGGTCAACTGGGACCCAAAATTTCAAGGCCATCGTTTTTGTGAGCCGGGAAAGGGGCTAATGGACCAGGATACATGGTTCTACGATACATCCTTTCGGACGACGAACATTGGCGTCGTTGACTCGAGAACCTGTGTGGAGAATGAAATCGTCGAGAGTGGTGATTGGGCATATTGGCTCTCTGTGCGATTGCCGTTACTCACGCCAATTATCCAAATTTGGAGCCCGCTGCTGGAAAGATCCGCACACGGGGAGGACGGGATCCCTTTGGCCCCAAAGATGCAAGGCTTTTCCACCCAAAACCAGAGGGCTACGCAGCTATCGCTGAGCAGATCGTAGAGATGTGGCCATATTCGCATGAGACCCAAATCGGAAGTGAACGAGGCAGATTCAAAACGCCGCAAAGCTACGGAGAGAAGTGATGGTTTTGGACCAGGTGAGGAGCTTTGGCGGCAAGAAATGCCATACCAAGATGAATTTATGCATAGTTCTgttattctttttttcttttttttcccacccTCTCCTTAGAGCAAGGTCTTAACCAAGGGAATTCACTTCAACAAAAGTGGCAAGATTAATGTTGCTGGTACGTTGTGACATAGACAATGGGACTAGATATCTGAATGCGCTCAGTGAGCTACACGCTTTTTATTTGTGGCATCTGACTTGAAGATGGCGGCAATCTCACTACGAGCCTTGCACTGGTGGACAACTTTGGTTGGTGTCGGCCCGAGGTGCCATGTTGAAAGGGGAACTAGTGACAAGACGGCTGATGGCTAACCGCCATGTCCCCATTAATTATCGATCTTTGGGGGACTTAGGCAGTTGGCTGTGGTTGCAAGTTAGTCCATGTGTATATACTACATTGCTCAGCGCAAGCTTCATCCAACATCCATCAAGTACTTTTCACTTCGAAGGGGAGACCTTGTTTAAGGTCATTGACGGTCAGTCGATTGACTTCTCTCCCACAGGTTTGAATCGTTGCGGCTGGGAGGGGCCAAAGCGCGCTGAGAGGCAGTGAACTCTGCAATCTGATGTTCTCCACACAGCCAACCAGGGCTTGCTGCAGTTGTCTTGATTCTCAACATCCGTCACATGGAGGAAGCCCACTCTGCTGTTGGGTCAAGGCCCCATTTCTCCGATTTACGTGACCGACCTCCCTCTCCCCTCAAGGTATTCACGCGGATAACATAGGATTTGATTTGGGACTGCAGCAATAACTACTCAGCCTTCTTTATCACGCAGGACAACGATTTATTCGACGACAACAGCCACGGTGATGACCCTGCGAAACACCACACCTTGCATATTTTCATATGATAATTTCTCTGCAGATTAGGAGAATCACATGCTTATGAAGAGTTCAAAAACACCTTTGTAGTCAAACCCCGTGGGGTAGAATTTGTGGCTGTGTGTTTGCAGCAATTCTTCCGCTGCGTGCGAGTGTTAAAATACATCCCCGGAAccaactaactaactagttaatgtGTGTCCTCCGGTACACCGTACATGCATACACAGGCAACCTCTGAAGAAACTGCATCACGTCGAATGCTCGAAGGGACTGAAATCGATGTTGGTCAAACCTCCCAGCCGTGTGATTTTATATGTCAGGGATGCGTCACGCCTACTTCGCTGCCCAAAGTGGTGCTCTTCGGATGGTCCTTCAGGCGACCGAAAGAGCCGCAAGCCGGGAAACCCCCCCAGAGACGAATAAGGGAGCTGAACAACACTGCAGCCGGATAGTTCAGGCCCAGACCCGGAAGAAGTGGTCAAGGCCCCTCTCTCAAGGGAAACACGGTGTATCGATCCGAAGACCGGCGCACTCTCCACAGACTCCGGTTCCTTGCAGCAGAAGTGGCTTTATTGGACCTGAGAATCCCACGGTGATATCTTCCCCATACCGCCACGCTCGCCCGGATCCGGGTCTCGCAGTTGCGCTTCTCTTCAGCCGAGAGCGGTGGTTAGCGACTTCTGCACAGTCACTGGCTGACGAGGTTTGGAACCTGCGTGCCAGGGTTGATTCGGCGACCGTCGTGGAGGGTGTCGCTGCGGACTGTCATTGGCGGGCCCGCCTGGCGACCACACTTGAACCCACACGATCAACCCAGCTGGCTTGCCCTCTGCTTCTTCTCTGCATCTTGTGACGACGGCCTCCGCGGGCGAAATAACCTTGATCCTCTGTCCTCCAGTCATTGCGCATGGTGCCTGCCTGGCATGAcatggaagagaaagaattTTTATCCTTGGAGGCATCCACAGCGAaattacctttttttttttttttttttgcctttttctCTCACGGCGAAAGATGCCTGAGATCTTAAGCTTAGAATGGCTGGTGCTTTAACCTTGATTATTCGATGCTCCGTAATGGTGTACACTCCTGCACTCATGCCGAATAGAGGGACGTTGAGCTGCCCTCTGTCGGATTGGTCAACCTTGATCGTCCTGCAGGTATTGCTTCTTTGATGTTCTTCTTCCATGTGAATCAAGATTTTCTTGTCTTGACAGCATTTCTGTATATGATCCTGCCCCTTTTattgagaaaagaaagagtgAAGGTTATCATTATGCGAGAGTTATTCATTCCTCCTTTAATACTCCAGTGGCCCCATCGAGAGGCGCGAAAGATAGCAGTGGCTGGCTCCTGCTAGAGGCGCTTGTATTGGCATTTCACAGTTTTTATCGTCGATCGCATTTCACTTCATTCCCTTCGTTTTCCGGTTTAGACACCGTTTGTGGAAGTTAAAACACGATTCTTGCCATCGTCAGTTTATGACGGATAGAGTTGATTTTTCGAACCTTTCGTGGAATGGAGTGGACTGCCTTTTCATTCGTTGAACTCTATGCTACTTCTCCGGGCCTTAAGATCATCTGTTCTCGAGGATTCCTTGTTTCCCCAGATTTATATGGACACCTTCGCACGCCCGCTTATAACAAGACTTCAGGAAAAATAAGGAAATCGCTGCACCGAGACTTACTGGTTTCACAAAAAAATATCCTAGATTATAAAAGGCTTCAAGGGCCAGGAGGTGCGGTTTGGTAGGGGCTGGTGTATAGAACTGCTGCATTTTATTTTGATATTGGGACAAAATGTTGAGTGCGGAATCGGGGAGAAAGAGAATGGGGGTCTACCTGGAGGACTGGGACTCGTGCTTTGCAGTGCGAGCAGAGAGGTCTTTTCCTCCATCTGTTGCGTCGACCCCaagtctctcttctccaaGCGACAACCTCGTTCCTCCTCCCCTCCGCCCTCGTTTCACCTCACAAGCCGCAAAAATCCCTTCTCATTCTCCTCCACTCAGCCCTAATCCTCCAGTTTTTGTTTCCTTACAGCTCGTTGAGCCCGGAAAGATAGTGCCAGGGAACCTCTCCCTTCATCGATACCGTGAATCTCTCTCGCACTCTCGCCCGAATCTGACGGCGCAACCGCCAGCAAGAAGTTTGAAACGAAAGCCGAAAGCTCTTAATCTCAATACCAACTGCACATCCCAAGCTCCTCCTTCACCTCCTCCTACTCCACCCTCGCCCTCAGCATATTCTGGATCCTCCGACTCTCCGCCTTCGCCAGCGCAGCCAGCCGGCGAATACCACTACCCAAGGCTGGCCAACGTCTATTCCACTGATTATTTAGCAACCCCCGCCCCCACGAGCGTCACTGAGGAATTCGTTGTTCACGCAAAAGCATCTCCTGAATATCATGCTCAGAGACCTGTTTCTAACTTAGACGCAACGCGCCCAAGTTCTCAAATCAACAAACTGGTGAGTGAGTATTCCCCGTCCCTGGTTTTGCTTTCTCCCCTTTTCTATCGTCTTTGTTATGTTAACCAATCGCGTCAGAACGCGTTCTGTAAACATATTCGGCAGATTCCTGCCAGGATATTTCGTCATTCCACACCTGCTTCTGAAATTTCTCCATCATCACCTCATTTTCCCAGGACGCTCCATCATCGTGGAGTCTCCTTTGAGATCCTTAGTCCTCAGAAGTGGCAATCGTCTCAATCCCATTCTTCCACCATGAATATCGAACCCGAATTAACTGGGTTAGAAAAGATGATCTCTCCTTACCGGCCTAGAACTCAGTCCCGCTCTCGGTCGCAGTCTCTGGACGGACGAGGGCAGAGGACTCCATCTCGCACCTTGTTTGACGACCTCGAGACGGCCCACTCCTCCATAACATCACGACTTCACGATGGAGGGAACAGGGCTTTAACTACACCCCCAAGGGATGCCTCCCAAAATCAGTCCTCGCCGTCCCTTAGCAACGAGGAAAGGAGGGAACAGGCGGCCATCCAACTTAGGACCGATTTCGGATCACGTAAATGCGTGCTTGCCCGGCATGTTTCAACCGACTCACCTCTAAGAACAGCGAAGCGCGCAGATCGTCAACGAAAGCCCATTAAACTCATCAAGCACCGGCCAGGCTCTCGCCTTGAGCAAATGCAAACAAGTACTTCTCCCCACACCCCACCACGCAAGTCTGCCAGTCCCGTGTTGGGTACGTCCTTCAATCAGTACCAGCCGAGCCTCAATGGTATCCGCGGTCGAGTCGACAAATCAACCACTATTGACAATATCATCAAGAGTCGACTTACTATGTTTGATACGCGACTAAAAAACGCACGCTTCTCTAGACTCCAGCGCTCCCGCGAGCTTCAAGCCGATACCAAGAACTATGCTGGACCGGCCGAAGGACTGACTTCCAATCCCGTCCGGAATGACTCCGATGACGGAAAAGACCGGCATGAGCATGCGTATCAATGCGAGAAAAGCGTTGACTGTCCGAGGATGCAAGCTCCAATCCCGCCAAACCATCCTCAGGGCAGTACACATGAGCTAGTCCCTCCAAGCCAGTGCCGGCAAGGAACAGGGGCATCAAGCCCAAACTTCTCACGACCAATCCCGCCTGGAAAATGGTTATCCACCCGTCGCTTCTCTCCATTCAAACCAATCTCTCGCTCCAGCGTGAAGGCGACGAGTAAAGAAAATCCACAAGACCGGGTTCGTTCTCCTACTCACGTTCAGTCAAACCAGGAAGTCCAACGCGAGAATGAGGAGTCGATTATGAAACTTTTATCTCACCAGTCTGCTTCTGTTGCCCGTGAAATTGAGCGGGGACTCTTCCGGGGATCTGACAGTCACTGTGATGAATCGGACCCTATCGATCTAGGGCCAGGGAGTAGCCAAAGCTCCTCTACTCAGCACTTGAGCCAGCACATGGGCTCATCGACCATTTTCCCATCGCCACTAAGAGTGTCCTCGGTTTCCTCATCTCGCTTTTCAGAGCAAGGCCCTGGTAATCCCTTTTTCCATGGTGGACTGGGAACGCGTTCATTGACAAAGAGAAATGAGAGTGGTTTGGGGAGGAACAGAAGATATACGCACACAGCTTTGGATAAACATGCCGAGACCCTAGCTAGTGAGGGAATTCAGGAGGAAGTCGATGATGCTGACCGTGACTGGGAGACCGTCGCTGGCAGCCAACAGTTCACCAGCAGCGTCGGCAACGGCTTTGGCCAGGCGGACACAGAAACCAGTCTGGCAGATTACTCAAGCTTTGGTAACCTTGCCAACTCAAATACACATAAAAAGTCACCCCTGCGTTCATCTAGGGTTGGCATTCCTACGACTTCTCACGGAACTAATGCTGTTACAGTTCCAGCTTATGCAAGGCGTCATTCCCATTTCTTTCACAAAGACCCTAGTACTGGCCAATATGTCTTGCTTCCTAACACTAACTACCGAAATTCTGAAGGCTCACGTCTCAACGCGTTTAGAAAACCAATCCCAGCTCTCATCGCTTCGACGTCGAAGTCTCCAACTCCTTTTCCCAACAAGTATCACCATCCGTCACCGCTTAGCGAAGCCCATACAAATCCCTTCCGTTCTACTCCGCCGTTGCTACATTGTCAGCCCGGTCAGAGCGATGAGCCAGAAAATGACGGACGTCGTCTCACCACCGTTGGCAATAGTAAGTCCAATTTCCATGACAACGTAGAGAATACATACATTTCCCACCGTGGCTATGGACATTTTCAACGCAACCCGAACATCTCAGAGAGTGCAAGAGCTTCTTTCCAGCATTGGTTTTCTGAAGTCATTGGAAAGGACCCAGCACAACGTTCTTCTCAGTCTTCGTCTGCCTTCCACTGGGATTCTCGAAGCATAGGACCCCATAACTCTGCAGATGCTAGCTCCCTGAACATTTCCAAAGTTTCAACAATAGGCACTGACGATAATATCAGCACGCACCCGTTGTCCGTGAACCTGGATTGCCACCCATGTTTCCGTCCTTACCACACCACTATCCAGCTTCCGAGTCACGGTGACCTCACGAGAGAAAACCCCAACTTACCTTCCCGCTCTCTTTCGACCGATCGTCTTCTCCCTGCGGCACCTGAGAGCAGCAAATATTCACCAGGTTCATTGTATCATTCCATTCGGTCAGCTCGCGATCGCGTTCTCGGAGGGGGGCAAAAGCGAAAGTCATTGAACAATACGCTCCCGAGCCCAATCCAAGAATCTACCTCGCAAGATGCATCTCCTCGCCCTGCTTCTACGGGTCTCCTCGAGAGACATATTCCACGGCAGGGCACAGTCAGTTCCCGCATTTTTTCTTCACGCTCAATCCTTCTCCGGACACCCACCATGACTCGTCGAAGCAGCACTCGACAAACAGCAAGGCAACCAACCGCAGACGAACTACTTAGGGAGCGTTTGGAACAAATGGACCCGGCTCTCCTCGCGGATTTCTGCCAGCCAAGTCCCAATTCGAGGCTTTCAAGGGCCACATGGGAGCCACAAGTGTACGCCAGTGGTCAAGAAACTACGCGACCTGAACCTCTCACTGGCCCGCCGCGCAATGCATTTGACGAGGAATCAGCATTACCCCCGGAAGGCCATTTCGATCATCACGCTTTCCCGGATTCACCACGCCTTAATCCCATACGTAAGCGAGCGGTTGGTGGCGGTTTAGTTGAACAACGCCGCCTAGGCCGAAAGATCATTTTGTGGTGCACTCTTGCATTCCCACTCGGGTGGACCATTCTACTGC
This window harbors:
- a CDS encoding uncharacterized protein (EggNog:ENOG410PKQW~BUSCO:8941at33183) — encoded protein: MTMNIAHSLSPQHFNVYSLAFIVARVALDSHDNSATAVGHLGPETNIAIAIKRFASLGDSYASGVGAGKLLDRGCWRYSDSYPAQLNNSAILRDSGHTMQFLACSGTVMKKNWGKAAPSGSSKRREIWDQIIAMEDADFVTLSVGGNDVGFFDLLNACLYRFYGPASPDCAKTTKATRTKIMGGEFKETYNMVLDAILEKNPAESFRIFVTGYGKFFDEEFTDECNNSSFGYWFGYRPKLTVEVRRYLNDISQTLNDIISQIIRERKDGRVIWVNWDPKFQGHRFCEPGKGLMDQDTWFYDTSFRTTNIGVVDSRTCVENEIVESGDWAYWLSVRLPLLTPIIQIWSPLLERSAHGEDGIPLAPKMQGFSTQNQRATQLSLSRS
- a CDS encoding uncharacterized protein (EggNog:ENOG410Q549~TransMembrane:2 (o1278-1299i1330-1350o)~BUSCO:689at33183) — its product is MLSAESGRKRMGVYLEDWDSCFAVRAERSFPPSVASTPSLSSPSDNLVPPPLRPRFTSQAAKIPSHSPPLSPNPPVFVSLQLVEPGKIVPGNLSLHRYRESLSHSRPNLTAQPPARSLKRKPKALNLNTNCTSQAPPSPPPTPPSPSAYSGSSDSPPSPAQPAGEYHYPRLANVYSTDYLATPAPTSVTEEFVVHAKASPEYHAQRPVSNLDATRPSSQINKLNAFCKHIRQIPARIFRHSTPASEISPSSPHFPRTLHHRGVSFEILSPQKWQSSQSHSSTMNIEPELTGLEKMISPYRPRTQSRSRSQSLDGRGQRTPSRTLFDDLETAHSSITSRLHDGGNRALTTPPRDASQNQSSPSLSNEERREQAAIQLRTDFGSRKCVLARHVSTDSPLRTAKRADRQRKPIKLIKHRPGSRLEQMQTSTSPHTPPRKSASPVLGTSFNQYQPSLNGIRGRVDKSTTIDNIIKSRLTMFDTRLKNARFSRLQRSRELQADTKNYAGPAEGLTSNPVRNDSDDGKDRHEHAYQCEKSVDCPRMQAPIPPNHPQGSTHELVPPSQCRQGTGASSPNFSRPIPPGKWLSTRRFSPFKPISRSSVKATSKENPQDRVRSPTHVQSNQEVQRENEESIMKLLSHQSASVAREIERGLFRGSDSHCDESDPIDLGPGSSQSSSTQHLSQHMGSSTIFPSPLRVSSVSSSRFSEQGPGNPFFHGGLGTRSLTKRNESGLGRNRRYTHTALDKHAETLASEGIQEEVDDADRDWETVAGSQQFTSSVGNGFGQADTETSLADYSSFGNLANSNTHKKSPLRSSRVGIPTTSHGTNAVTVPAYARRHSHFFHKDPSTGQYVLLPNTNYRNSEGSRLNAFRKPIPALIASTSKSPTPFPNKYHHPSPLSEAHTNPFRSTPPLLHCQPGQSDEPENDGRRLTTVGNSKSNFHDNVENTYISHRGYGHFQRNPNISESARASFQHWFSEVIGKDPAQRSSQSSSAFHWDSRSIGPHNSADASSLNISKVSTIGTDDNISTHPLSVNLDCHPCFRPYHTTIQLPSHGDLTRENPNLPSRSLSTDRLLPAAPESSKYSPGSLYHSIRSARDRVLGGGQKRKSLNNTLPSPIQESTSQDASPRPASTGLLERHIPRQGTVSSRIFSSRSILLRTPTMTRRSSTRQTARQPTADELLRERLEQMDPALLADFCQPSPNSRLSRATWEPQVYASGQETTRPEPLTGPPRNAFDEESALPPEGHFDHHAFPDSPRLNPIRKRAVGGGLVEQRRLGRKIILWCTLAFPLGWTILLLIGYGSGQADFLIQRWSDGNIDGFHEKEERLARQAAIAYVMFLLIGSIAAVSVALLV